The nucleotide sequence CTGGAGAAGATGGGGTACGACCTCGACAAAGCTTGCCTTGTCTTCTGACCTGAAGCTTTAACAGCTAACGGATGTCGTACAAGATGCAACTGTACATAGAAATACTGCGGGCCTGCTTGGTTGGTGACCAAAATTTGCCACGCCTAATCTTCGGTAAAACTATGTCTGTCAAAGAAAGTGTGGCGATCAAAATTAAAGTCACACTTGTGACAAGGTTTGGCATGAAAATGAGTCTATGACATGTGTGGTAGGGTGCTAAGAAAGTTTGGCTTATCATAGATGTGGCAATGAACCAGACAACTGCCGAAGAAACTGTGACACGATGAACCTTTGGCGTGATAGGTTTTAGTCACCAATCAGACAGACCCGCGTCTTAGAGCCCTAGTAACGCGTCGATCTAGCTAGAAACACTCTATCGAGTTCTTGTAATAATAGCGAGTTAAAGTAGTTTGTAACTGGCCATGGAAGTTCATACTAGCTGGTGCCATGGCCGTCTTGTCATGAGATGTATTGGTCCTACAGCGCAATAAAAAAACCCGAAGGCCATTGCAATTGCTTGGTGAGATTCGCTCTCCTGCAGGCTCACCAACATGGACGGCGGTGTGCACGGCCACCTGTGATGCCTCGTCCCGTTCTACCAAGCCAACGGGACGCCTGCACCACCTCTTTCTGGCTGATGTATGGCATGGTGACGAAAAATAGTTCAACCCTTAGGTCACATTAGAAAAAGCAAACCTTGCTTAAAAAAAGCAAACCTATAAGCTTGATCTCAATTCATGCAAAAGCCCACTCAATCCTCAAAAGAGCCCAGCGAGAAAGCCCAATTCTCAGAAtcgcaaaaaaaaagaaagaaagcccAATTCTCAGTCTTGCAGGCACGCCTCCTACTCCAATCGAAAACTGATAGTCCGGCAACGGCCGCTTCCAGTCCCAACCTCCAAGTCCCAGCTCCGAAATACGAGCAAAGTCGCCTTTTCCCGCCCATTCCCACCCCGAGATCCGACCGCAAATTTTCCCCAATTTGGCTTCTCCGCTCATCCACTCTCGTCCCCGTCCTCCTACGCCGGCCTCCACTCTCGTCCCCGTCCTCCTATGCTGGCAatggaggccgccgccgccgacctcgTCGCTGCCCTCTCGTCCCCGTCCTCCTACGCTGGCCTCCACTCTCGCTTCGCCGCCTACCTACAGCCCTTCACCCCCTACCTGTCTAGCTCAAACCCTAACCCCAAGCCACCGCAGAAGAGGGCGACGAAGAACAAGCAGCCGCCGCCTCCCGACGCGGCCACCCTCCGCCCCCTCGCGAAGCGATTCCTCCCGTTTCTCAGCCGCGCGCTCCACCTCCTCCCGCCGCTCGTCCGCGCGAGTCCTGGCTCGGGCGACAAGAGCGGCGAGGCCGCCGACGAACTGTTTGAGATCTACGGCCTCCTCTTGGACTGCCTACAGGCCATATCACCCTGCCTCGCGGGGAAGCCCTACTCCGTGTTGCTCCATCGCGGCCGCTTCGTCTGCTGCCTCGAGTCTCGCGGCCACCTCGCACGCGCCAATGCGGAGGCTGCGGCTACCCTCGACGCCCTCCGCTCCGCGCTCTCTCCACCCACCACGAGCACCAAGTCGCGACGTGGTGCTGCAAGCGTTGATTCGGTCCTCCTTCCGGACCCTGGCAGCGCTGGGGAGGCTGGCACGGATCCTGAAGTCACCGTACTTGCGGTCGAGCTCACTTCCTGCCTTGCCAATTGTTCCAGCAAGGTCAAGGTGAAGGAACCTGCCCCTTACGAACGACTTATCAGCCTTTTCAAGCAGCTAAAACCATGGCTTCGGTGAGATCACCAATTTTGTTTTAGGATTCATCAAATAAGAGAGATACTGAGTGGGCTTATCAGGAATTTATGTTTGTGTGCAGTATTCTTACTAATGAAGCCAGGAGGAAGTATCTCCCGCTGCTTGTGAATGGCATGAGCCGGTGCACATTTTTTCTGGTTTCTGAGTCTTCATTTTTCAGTAGTGATCTAGTTCATGGGTTCTGTCGACACACAGTGCAAGAATGTGTGAAAGAGGGCATGATCGAGCATTTTCCAGCAGTATGTGTCATTATGAAATTGATTTCCTTATCGATGTTCTGCAAATTGGAGCCTTAGATTGTTCGGTTAATTTTGATACTGTTTTTCCCTGGCTGCAGATTGCTCGCAAGATTTGCTCTTCTGTAGATCTGAGTTGGGGAGGGAGCACACAGCTTTTGCTCTACGTGCTAGAAACTGTCACTGATTCTGTTGTATGTGTAAAGGTAATCTCCTTCTACTCATGCTACTGGAAGTCTGTTGTAATTCCTCTGCTGTGCTCCTTTCAATTGTTATGAGTAGCACTGTTATTCACTACAGGGGCTCTAGGGCTGAATAAATACACGTAAAGGTCTATGCAGATATACAAAAACCTCCTCCTTATACAACTAGCAAATACTAGGCATGAAGATATAATAGGTCATTAATCAGGAGTAATATAAATTGGCTTTTGCACATGCGGGACAAATGATATTTTTTTGCTCATAACATTAACGAATTTTGTGCAGGATATGTATTCGTATGGACACTTAAAACATCTACAAATGCACCCAGTGAAAAATGTTGAATTTCACCAAACTTCAGAAGCATGTTACATCATGGCATCATGCTAAATTTAACAGTTACAGTGATTAATGGCAAACGCCAAAAGAACATGCAATGAATTGCCAAACTTAAAAACAAAAACGATACATTGCTTGTGCTAAACTGATGTGTAGGTCATcagtttcaaaattttgaatataaGTACGGTTCTGTAGTTTTGGAGATGTGTGAGTGGAGAGATGTGCAGATGTTGTGGAATGCTCTGAAATTTTAGTTGAGCTTCTGCATAGATTCAACTTGTAAACAATCTTAAGAGCCCTGTTTTTCAGCATCTTGTATACATTGGATTAGACTCCTATGTATAGTTGTAGGattactgtcgacagaatatactcggcagtccaccgaggggcatcccgcgatggtagatttgtcggtgggggtgcgcgtaatcaggaaccggatggtgacacaaggcgcagagacagcgatttagacaggttcgggccgtctgatcgacgtaataccctacgtcctgtgtctttggtgtattgtattgaatacatgatgtcgagtagaggacccctgcctctccttatatactctggaggggcagggttacaagtaaagtatcctatttggtactatacaatgtcttgcggtgcacgccgagcagcgccgtgcacgccttgatcttgtgggccgggccacctccgatggtgcggcccacgtcttgggggccatacccccacagttagtccccgagcctgacagtaggtgacgcagtcacgtggtgccagggtcataaagtagaagaccagccgagcaggcagccagtccccgggcgtagcctcgagatgagaacaagcacattcaccgcaaggtgaagtgtgcccacttagtccccgagcctgctggaagatgaagaatgaatcttgtagcagggtcaaagaagtctgaaagcttgccgacgtcgtctgacatacgcgtatcaagaccccagacgtgctgcccaagatcagcaccctgatccgaatagcatggagcagcttgatagcacaccgacgagacgtagcaagatccgagcagcaagggagtccccggcgtcgctggcgatgaccgagcaccgaggagcgaggagtccctggcgtcgctgtcgatgaccgagcaccgaggagcgaggagtccccggcgtaggcggcgatgtccgagcaccgaggagtccccgacgtcgctggcgatgaccaagcaccgaggagctaggagtccccggcgtcgctggcgatgaccgagcaccaaggagcgaggagtccccggcgtcgctagcgatgaccgagcatcgaggagcgaggagtccccggcgtcgctgtcgatgaccgagcaccgaggagcgaggagtcgccggcgtaggcggcgatgtttgagcaccgaggagtccccgacgtcgctggcgatgaccgagcaccgaggagcgaggagtcccccggcgtcgctggcgatgaccgagcaccgaggagtcccgcctcctacgctcctcggtgctcggacatcgccgcctacgccggggactcctcgctcctcggtgctcggtcatcgacaagcgacgccagggactcctcgctcctcggtgctcggtcatcgccagcgacgccggggactcccttgctgctcggatcttgctacgtctcgtcggtgtgctatcaagcttctccatgctattcggatcagggtgctgatcttgggcagcacgtctggggtcttgatacgcgtatgtcagacgacgtcggcaagctttcagacttctttgaccctgctacaagattcattcttcatcttccagcaggctcggggactaagtgggcacacttcaccttgcggtgaatgtgcttgttctcatctcgaggctacgcccggggactggctgcctgctcggctggtcttctactttatgaccctggcaccacgtgactgcgtcacctactgtcaggctcggggactaactgtgggggtatggcccccaagacgtgggccgcaccatcggaggtggcccggcccacaagatcaaggcgtgcacggcgctgctcggcgtgcaccgcaagacattgtatagtaccaaataggatactttacttgtaaccctgcccctccagagtatataaggagaggcaggggtcctctactcgacatcatgtattcaatacaatacaccaaagacacaggacgtagggtattacgtcgatcagacggcccgaacctgtctaaatcgctgtctctgcgccttgtgtcaccatccggttcctgattacgcgcacccccaccgacaaatctaccatcgcgggatgcccctcggtggactgccgagcatattctgtcgacaattaCTTTGTTCCAACTATACCATATTACAGCACCACTATCTTAGTGTTAGAATTCAGTACTTAATCAGTTAT is from Miscanthus floridulus cultivar M001 chromosome 7, ASM1932011v1, whole genome shotgun sequence and encodes:
- the LOC136466193 gene encoding separase: MLAMEAAAADLVAALSSPSSYAGLHSRFAAYLQPFTPYLSSSNPNPKPPQKRATKNKQPPPPDAATLRPLAKRFLPFLSRALHLLPPLVRASPGSGDKSGEAADELFEIYGLLLDCLQAISPCLAGKPYSVLLHRGRFVCCLESRGHLARANAEAAATLDALRSALSPPTTSTKSRRGAASVDSVLLPDPGSAGEAGTDPEVTVLAVELTSCLANCSSKVKVKEPAPYERLISLFKQLKPWLRILTNEARRKYLPLLVNGMSRCTFFLVSESSFFSSDLVHGFCRHTVQECVKEGMIEHFPAIARKICSSVDLSWGGSTQLLLYVLETVTDSVVCVKDDLPKSVNELPVFVAYFCRFVLSAKRDLSVGTSELLYKQSGYFSEVSSPTASMLRLYATGLYLSAQQAESEIPPYLSVAIPKDQKYIHALEKALGTLARWPHDNTSLVTYLDSLEFISKHCISLSIPASPVCKCLKETTRDSMNNMEPY